The Myxococcaceae bacterium genome includes a region encoding these proteins:
- a CDS encoding AgmX/PglI C-terminal domain-containing protein: MNVFEKLNNALLLSALAFSLLLHLFVAMSIMNIKIPEQVTQRDFEKWVKTVQPIRSKGIVLKKVPAPLAHEANEPVPIPKPAKESKVAVNEPAVLPSNKESASPSATPSKSLQASPKEPGQGSNPIRSKLASSGVLGLIGVSGESSGQKGRGTAMANVFSSNSDSFSDDLDSAMKEKRSFAVASGSGFSKSSLKGSSGSLKSTADIDSVGNSSSGKVAVAERKEAELPVARVSSGNSSVTKGSADQLGVLGTLAKKNSSFTRCYEKALKNSPDLSGKLAYQMSVSAEGSVFEVQFIEDTLRSSDVSDCIRSILLRLVFSPPKGGPAIFSSVLVFGTT, encoded by the coding sequence ATGAACGTATTTGAGAAATTGAACAACGCTCTTTTGCTAAGCGCCCTTGCCTTCTCGCTTTTGCTTCACTTGTTTGTGGCCATGTCGATTATGAACATTAAGATTCCAGAACAGGTGACCCAGCGCGATTTTGAAAAATGGGTGAAGACTGTTCAACCGATTCGATCCAAGGGGATTGTTCTCAAAAAAGTTCCGGCTCCTTTGGCGCATGAAGCCAATGAGCCCGTTCCAATTCCCAAACCAGCTAAAGAATCCAAAGTGGCCGTCAACGAGCCCGCTGTTCTTCCCTCGAACAAAGAATCGGCTTCACCTTCAGCAACGCCCAGCAAAAGCCTGCAAGCTTCTCCCAAAGAGCCTGGCCAAGGATCAAACCCGATTCGGAGTAAGTTGGCTTCTTCGGGAGTTTTGGGTCTGATCGGAGTCTCGGGTGAATCCAGCGGACAAAAAGGCCGTGGAACTGCAATGGCCAATGTCTTCTCCTCGAATTCTGATTCGTTCAGCGATGATTTGGATTCTGCGATGAAAGAAAAACGCAGTTTTGCTGTGGCCTCGGGATCTGGGTTTTCAAAAAGTTCGTTGAAGGGTTCTAGCGGATCTCTCAAATCGACGGCGGACATCGATTCGGTTGGAAACAGTTCCAGCGGTAAAGTAGCCGTTGCAGAGAGAAAAGAAGCCGAATTGCCAGTGGCACGCGTTTCCTCCGGCAATTCCAGCGTGACGAAGGGTTCTGCGGATCAGTTGGGTGTTCTAGGCACTTTAGCCAAGAAAAATTCTTCTTTTACCCGGTGCTATGAAAAAGCCCTCAAAAACAGCCCTGATCTATCGGGCAAGTTGGCTTATCAAATGAGTGTCTCTGCTGAAGGCAGTGTTTTTGAGGTTCAATTTATTGAAGATACCTTGAGATCGTCTGATGTTTCCGATTGCATTCGAAGCATTTTATTGAGACTCGTATTTTCGCCACCGAAAGGAGGACCTGCTATTTTTAGCAGCGTGCTCGTGTTTGGAACGACTTAA
- the sufT gene encoding putative Fe-S cluster assembly protein SufT, translated as MYGGGVNVQLSRDCVGIQIPNGDSMTLEQGHEVYITQVLGGMFTVETEWGYLVRIDGKDADALGQTVPEERQKPNWEQYASLEEAAWAQLRTCYDPEIPVNIVELGLVYELEILGSDLRVQMTLTAPGCGMGEVLKNDIETKLREIPGIETVIIDLTFDPPWSTERMSDAARLQLGMM; from the coding sequence ATGTACGGTGGTGGAGTGAACGTTCAATTGAGCAGAGATTGCGTGGGTATTCAGATCCCCAATGGCGACTCTATGACCCTTGAACAGGGACACGAAGTCTATATCACCCAAGTTCTGGGCGGAATGTTCACGGTTGAAACAGAATGGGGTTATCTGGTCCGGATTGACGGAAAAGATGCAGACGCCTTAGGACAAACCGTTCCCGAAGAACGTCAAAAACCAAATTGGGAACAATACGCCAGTTTGGAAGAAGCAGCCTGGGCTCAACTCAGAACCTGTTACGACCCTGAAATACCGGTGAATATTGTCGAGCTCGGACTGGTCTATGAATTGGAAATTTTGGGTTCAGACCTACGAGTTCAGATGACTTTAACGGCTCCTGGATGCGGCATGGGAGAAGTCCTCAAGAACGATATTGAAACCAAACTTCGAGAAATACCGGGAATAGAAACCGTTATCATCGATCTCACCTTTGATCCACCCTGGAGCACAGAAAGAATGTCCGATGCGGCTCGATTGCAATTAGGCATGATGTAA
- a CDS encoding biopolymer transporter ExbD has product MRRGGRRQRSTSEELPEPEILPMMNVLFMLVMVLMGMSAFLPIGVIRVDAPQFGGVSDAVSPEASSGPVLDLMVIVLSNGINLQVAGKTLGTSEEPLFPKTPQGYDFEGLRQKFTELKLDYPNENRMILMADSDVIYNDITHIMDSARPMFEEVAFVPGVVP; this is encoded by the coding sequence ATGAGAAGAGGTGGCCGCCGCCAGCGCAGCACGAGCGAAGAGCTTCCAGAACCTGAAATTTTGCCTATGATGAATGTTTTGTTCATGTTGGTGATGGTGTTGATGGGCATGTCTGCTTTCTTGCCGATCGGAGTCATCCGTGTGGATGCACCTCAATTTGGAGGTGTTTCGGATGCCGTGAGCCCAGAAGCCTCGAGTGGCCCTGTTTTGGATTTAATGGTGATTGTTCTCAGCAATGGAATTAATTTGCAGGTTGCGGGTAAAACTTTAGGCACCAGCGAAGAGCCTTTGTTTCCGAAAACCCCTCAGGGCTATGATTTTGAAGGGCTGCGTCAAAAATTCACGGAGCTCAAATTGGATTATCCAAACGAAAACCGAATGATTTTGATGGCGGATTCCGACGTCATTTACAATGATATTACGCATATCATGGATTCGGCGAGGCCAATGTTCGAAGAAGTTGCTTTTGTTCCAGGAGTGGTGCCATGA
- a CDS encoding DUF1566 domain-containing protein, translated as MRKNLKTQARCLRPARLWVFFIWGQAAVAAWLNQSQVTNAVANQALTQLVSNQTLPAAQQKQLFSTGLKALFAELTPAIQAMPDYTGQFVANCSIFMNTHIERVLCEINSTIALGRPECCGQSSWLPLEYEHQITESAILLVSFYADWTGKTSLSSESYAVRLFDRMPTCTASASVSQTKPTLSQTFSKASSRNTVSLLDTLSLSFTEGLSPSQKRTRTLSDVESATRSSSRTLSASETSGSLSYSQTLSPTESPSAPVIWNPEWANWQVTTGVYRDNANQTGRYLESVPGVITDRMTGLQWQKVGSAPASNWTAAQAYCADLLESGFGDWRLPTHVELQTLVDYTMDCAGPCLDLNFFPGTQTSSYYWSSDALQGYPGSAWWVSYGSGAYGAGLVCSQGYGGCSSVPASGFTRCVRPLSAVREVDRYTFNSTQVLDTVTGLIWQRTVSGTYNWSSAQAYCAGLNLDGLPWRLPNVKELSTLLDIHVAYPGSTINTTAFPSTPQNIFWTSMLYSCAPSSGAWGVDFGYGSVGTYLISVTYCVRCVRSPQVYNPEWANWQVTTGVYRDNANQTGRYLESVPGIVTDQMTSLQWQKVGNAPAGNWTAAQAYCANLFESGFGDWRLPTHVELQTLVDYTIDCAGPSVDLDFFPGTQTSSYYWSSDALQGYPGSAWWVSYGSGAYYAGLVCSQGYSGCSSVPANGFTRCVRPSSAVREVDRYTFNSTQVLDTVTGLIWQRTVSGTYNWSSAQAYCAGLNLDGLSWRLPNVKELSTLLDVRVASPGPTMNTTAFPSTPQSWFWTSTPYSCTPPSVAWSVNFGGGSVNTYGISSANYVRCVR; from the coding sequence ATGAGGAAAAATCTAAAAACCCAAGCACGGTGCTTGAGGCCGGCAAGGCTTTGGGTGTTCTTCATTTGGGGGCAAGCCGCTGTTGCTGCCTGGCTTAATCAAAGCCAGGTAACGAATGCCGTGGCGAATCAGGCACTAACGCAGCTCGTTTCGAACCAGACATTGCCTGCCGCCCAGCAAAAACAATTGTTTTCGACCGGATTGAAGGCTTTGTTTGCCGAGTTAACTCCGGCGATTCAAGCGATGCCGGATTATACGGGCCAATTTGTGGCCAATTGTTCCATTTTCATGAACACTCACATCGAGCGCGTTTTGTGTGAGATCAACTCCACGATCGCTTTGGGGAGACCGGAGTGCTGCGGACAAAGTTCCTGGCTTCCTTTGGAATATGAGCATCAAATTACCGAAAGCGCGATTTTATTGGTGAGTTTTTACGCCGATTGGACGGGTAAGACGTCGCTGTCCTCGGAGTCTTATGCCGTTCGTTTGTTCGATCGGATGCCAACGTGCACCGCGTCTGCGAGTGTTTCGCAAACAAAACCAACGCTCAGCCAAACCTTCAGCAAAGCCTCTTCTCGGAATACTGTGAGTTTGCTGGATACGCTCAGCCTTTCTTTCACCGAGGGCTTAAGCCCGAGTCAAAAGCGTACTCGTACGCTGAGCGATGTGGAGTCGGCCACGAGAAGCTCAAGCAGGACTCTCAGTGCGTCTGAGACGAGCGGAAGTTTGTCGTATTCCCAAACCTTGAGTCCTACCGAAAGCCCAAGCGCTCCGGTGATTTGGAATCCCGAGTGGGCGAATTGGCAAGTGACAACCGGTGTCTATCGAGACAACGCCAATCAAACGGGCCGCTATCTTGAATCCGTTCCAGGGGTTATCACGGATCGGATGACAGGTTTGCAGTGGCAAAAGGTAGGGAGTGCACCTGCTAGCAATTGGACGGCTGCCCAGGCCTATTGCGCTGATTTGCTTGAGTCTGGGTTTGGGGACTGGCGTTTGCCCACACACGTGGAACTTCAGACCTTGGTCGATTACACGATGGATTGCGCTGGCCCCTGCCTGGATCTGAATTTTTTCCCAGGCACTCAAACCAGCAGTTACTATTGGTCCTCCGACGCTTTACAGGGTTACCCGGGCAGTGCTTGGTGGGTAAGTTACGGCAGCGGTGCCTATGGCGCGGGACTCGTTTGCAGCCAGGGTTATGGTGGTTGTTCTTCAGTGCCTGCGAGTGGCTTTACGCGTTGTGTGCGACCCTTGTCGGCGGTTCGAGAGGTGGATCGTTATACCTTTAACAGTACACAGGTGTTAGACACGGTGACGGGCTTGATTTGGCAACGAACGGTTTCCGGAACCTATAACTGGAGTTCGGCACAGGCTTATTGTGCGGGTTTAAACCTGGATGGTTTGCCCTGGCGCCTTCCCAATGTCAAAGAATTGTCGACGCTTCTGGATATTCATGTGGCGTACCCGGGTTCGACGATCAATACGACGGCTTTTCCGAGTACACCGCAGAACATATTTTGGACATCAATGCTTTATTCGTGTGCACCCTCGTCCGGTGCGTGGGGCGTGGATTTCGGTTATGGCAGCGTCGGCACGTATCTCATCAGTGTTACGTACTGTGTCCGTTGTGTGCGTTCTCCTCAGGTTTACAATCCCGAGTGGGCGAATTGGCAAGTGACAACGGGTGTCTATCGAGACAACGCCAATCAAACGGGCCGCTACCTTGAATCCGTTCCGGGGATTGTCACGGATCAAATGACGAGTCTGCAGTGGCAAAAGGTAGGGAATGCGCCTGCAGGCAATTGGACAGCTGCCCAAGCTTATTGTGCTAATCTGTTTGAGTCTGGTTTTGGGGACTGGCGTTTGCCCACGCACGTGGAACTTCAGACCTTGGTGGATTATACGATAGATTGCGCTGGTCCCAGCGTGGATCTGGATTTTTTTCCAGGCACTCAAACCAGCAGTTACTATTGGTCCTCCGACGCTTTGCAGGGTTACCCGGGCAGTGCTTGGTGGGTGAGTTACGGTAGCGGTGCGTATTACGCAGGCCTCGTTTGCAGCCAGGGTTATAGCGGTTGTTCTTCAGTGCCTGCGAACGGCTTTACGCGTTGTGTGCGACCCTCATCGGCGGTTCGAGAGGTAGATCGTTATACCTTTAATAGCACGCAGGTTCTGGACACCGTAACGGGCTTGATTTGGCAGCGAACGGTTTCTGGAACCTATAACTGGAGTTCTGCACAGGCTTATTGTGCGGGTTTGAATCTGGACGGTTTGAGCTGGCGTCTTCCCAATGTCAAAGAATTGTCGACGCTTCTGGATGTTCGCGTAGCATCTCCGGGTCCAACAATGAACACGACGGCTTTTCCAAGCACGCCTCAGAGTTGGTTTTGGACATCAACGCCTTATTCTTGCACGCCCCCGTCCGTTGCGTGGAGCGTGAATTTCGGTGGTGGCAGCGTCAACACGTATGGCATCAGCAGCGCGAACTATGTCCGCTGCGTGCGTTGA
- a CDS encoding MotA/TolQ/ExbB proton channel family protein — MEGFARFFVEGGIWMAPIGFCSMLVLGITVERCFSLFAIQSIDLKKFWEPMKQALDSHQVAEALKICDSHQHSALSLVCRRALEQAEKSEDEIRAGIEEGLLEAVPLVQKRAHALSGLASLATLLGLLGTVMGLIEAFTVVADAPPDQKSVLLTRAISVAMNCTAFGLMVAIPAMFFQMLVSGVVKKLVDGIDTLAIRLEAALIGARVKK, encoded by the coding sequence ATGGAAGGCTTTGCGCGATTTTTTGTTGAAGGTGGGATTTGGATGGCTCCCATCGGATTTTGTTCTATGTTGGTGCTGGGTATTACCGTTGAGCGATGCTTCAGCTTGTTTGCGATCCAAAGCATCGATTTGAAAAAATTCTGGGAACCCATGAAGCAAGCCTTGGATTCACACCAAGTGGCTGAAGCCTTAAAAATCTGTGACTCTCATCAGCATTCCGCTTTATCTCTTGTTTGTCGGCGTGCTCTTGAGCAAGCGGAGAAATCAGAAGATGAGATTCGCGCCGGAATTGAAGAAGGGCTTCTTGAGGCGGTTCCTTTGGTTCAAAAGAGAGCGCATGCGCTTTCAGGTTTAGCTTCGCTGGCCACTTTGCTGGGTTTGCTCGGCACGGTCATGGGTTTGATCGAGGCCTTTACGGTTGTTGCTGACGCGCCTCCTGATCAGAAATCCGTGCTGTTGACTCGAGCTATTTCGGTTGCGATGAATTGTACGGCTTTTGGTTTGATGGTGGCCATTCCTGCTATGTTTTTTCAAATGTTGGTATCGGGTGTGGTCAAGAAGCTCGTGGATGGAATTGATACCCTCGCAATTCGCTTAGAAGCTGCTTTAATCGGTGCTCGAGTTAAAAAATGA
- a CDS encoding biopolymer transporter ExbD, whose product MMRRRRFRSEESPYRVSLTSLMDVVTNILVYTIKIFAVSPIVVQDPSVDLPHSTTRENAEEAVVVMLTGIRRMEGAVSDEMKALYETPTIVVDGRVVEKIDPKTYRVPALAKKNGYVITSLREELISVKANQKHTAEFIKNSGFTGKVVIVADKYTPYRVLVDVLVTCGDAGFGKFEFAVIKQEA is encoded by the coding sequence ATGATGCGCCGCCGTCGATTTCGAAGTGAAGAAAGTCCCTATCGCGTTTCTTTGACTTCGCTGATGGATGTTGTCACCAACATCTTGGTGTACACGATTAAGATTTTCGCCGTCAGTCCCATTGTGGTTCAAGACCCATCGGTTGACTTACCGCACTCCACGACCCGAGAGAATGCAGAAGAAGCAGTCGTCGTTATGCTCACAGGGATTCGGCGCATGGAAGGAGCGGTTTCAGACGAGATGAAAGCTCTTTATGAGACCCCGACCATTGTTGTGGATGGCCGGGTCGTCGAGAAAATAGATCCGAAAACGTACCGTGTTCCCGCGCTCGCCAAGAAAAACGGTTATGTCATCACCTCGCTGAGAGAAGAGCTCATTTCGGTGAAAGCGAATCAAAAACATACGGCTGAGTTTATAAAAAACTCCGGATTCACCGGGAAAGTTGTTATTGTGGCCGATAAATATACTCCCTATCGTGTTTTAGTCGATGTTCTGGTGACTTGCGGTGATGCGGGTTTTGGAAAGTTTGAATTTGCGGTGATCAAGCAAGAGGCTTAG
- a CDS encoding SUF system NifU family Fe-S cluster assembly protein, whose amino-acid sequence MLDDLYQELILDHSRHPHHYGDLPGSTHSAHGHNPLCGDELFVYLVIENARIQNIRFQGEGCAISKASASLMTDELIGKTLQEARILFQEFHELLTQEKDQFDHLVKAQALRGVREFPVRVKCATLAWHTFEAALKEQAAEITTE is encoded by the coding sequence ATGTTAGATGATTTGTATCAAGAACTGATTCTGGACCATAGCCGGCATCCTCACCATTACGGAGATCTGCCGGGTTCCACCCATTCGGCTCATGGGCATAACCCCTTGTGCGGAGATGAGCTGTTTGTTTACCTGGTAATTGAAAACGCTCGCATCCAAAACATTCGATTTCAGGGGGAAGGTTGTGCCATATCCAAAGCTTCTGCTTCGCTGATGACCGACGAGTTAATTGGAAAAACGCTCCAGGAAGCACGAATCCTTTTTCAAGAATTCCATGAGCTTTTAACGCAGGAAAAAGATCAATTCGATCATCTGGTCAAAGCACAGGCCTTGCGAGGAGTTCGCGAATTTCCGGTTCGGGTGAAATGCGCCACGCTCGCTTGGCATACTTTTGAGGCCGCTTTAAAAGAGCAAGCCGCTGAAATAACAACGGAGTAA